CATTCACGTCAGGGCGGGTATGGCTGCCTCGCGTTTTGCCAGCGTGGCATGGGCTTTTTTAAAAGTCGCGCTATCGTCGTCTTCGATAACTTCCAGGGTAACACCGCGTTCAAATCCGGGGATGCTACCTGCGTAGAAGGTCTTCTGGTAGATGGCTTCATCGGTAAATTCCCAGATGCGTTTCTGTTTGGCCGCACCGGGCCACGAGATGCGCAGGATGCGTTTTTTTCCTCGGTAGAGCCTTTTAGGTGTGGGTGTATCGGGATCGACCGCGTATTTTTCGACAGCTTTTTCATCGACTTCAATGCCCAGGCCAGGGGCATCGGAGACCTGGATGTGACCGTCAATCACGTCGAGGCGTTTTTTAAGCAAATCGTGTTTCCAGAGTTCGTGACAGGTAATATAGGGCAACTGGGCGTGGGAGAGGACAGAGCCGAGGTGTACGGCGAAGGCAGTGGTAATTCCAGTGCCGACCATTTGTAACCAGAAAGGTTTGTTGAAAGCAGCGGCGAGCGCAGCCTGCCGGCGGACTTCTGTGACACCGCCGCCAATAACAAAGCCATCGCAGGCGTGGGCGTGCAAATATTCTTCCCGGAAGTGTTCGACGACGGGTTTGCATACGCGTTCGCGAAGAATTCTCGCGCCGATGAGATCGCCATAAAGGTAGAAGGGACTTTCGTAGATGCCGACATTGGGGTGATTGTCGAGCTGCTGGAGGATAATCTCCGCTTTTGCCTGATTGAGCAGAAAACCGTTGAAATCTATGTCGAATTTGTAATCTGCGGGTACGAGTTTGCCCACGGCTTCGACCTGCTGGAGGATGTCTCGCCAGGGGCGGGCTTTCATTTTGAAAGAAGTGTACCCGCGTTTGAGAGATTCTCTGGCCTCCGCGACCCAGTCGGCAGGTGACATGTCAATGTCCCACCAGGAGATGGGGCATCGGTCGCGCAATTTGGTGCCGAGCAGGGCATGGACAGGCACATCAGCGGCCTTTCCAACAGCGTCCAGAACAGCGAGCTGTGGACCAAAGCCGATGGCGTCGTTGTGCATGATCTGGAAGGGATTCTGGCCGATCAGTGTATGCACATCGCTAACAGACAGGCTATCTCCATAGCCCACGATCCCCTCATCGGTTTCAATACGGTAGAGATAGACCCGTTCGTCGTGAGTCTGAGCGCGGTGCATGGCGCGTTCGACCCGTTTGCAGTAAAAGGGAATATTGAGGCTAAGACGGGTTGCGTTTGCGATTTTCATGACGGATTTTCTCCAGGTTTTGAGAGGAATTGTCCATCGCTCAATCCCTACTGGCGGCGCAAAGATTCTGCGGTAGGTGCTTCCACTTTGGGTATCCAGGCTGCGTGTGCATCTATGATGTCCTTATACTGCGCATCTCCTGCGAGATTTGTCCATTCGAGACTGTCATTTTCGTGATCGTAGAGTTCTTCAGTTCCATCTGAATAGCGAATATATCGCCATCGTTCAGAGCGCACACTGTGATTGCCCCGAATATGCGTGGTCAGCGCGGGTCGATCCCATTCTCGGTCGGGCTGCGCCATCAGGGGTTTTAAGCTCACACCATCCAGACCATCTCTTTGGGGCAAGCCGCAAACGTCAATAAATGTTGGATACAGATCGACCAGACTGACCGTGCGGTCGCATCGTCCGGGTGCCATACCCGGTGCTGAAATCATAAGAGGCACGCGCGTAGCCTCTTCCCAAAGAGCAAATTTGCGCCAATGGAGTTTCTCGCCCAGGTGCCAGCCGTGATCTCCCCACAGAACAATCATCGTGTTATCGGCATAAGAACTATTGTCGAGTGCATCCAATAATTCCCCGATCATATCATCGGCAAATCGAATACAGGCGAGATACCCCGCAACAGCCCTCCGCCAATTGTCCGTCTCAGTCACATTTTTGTGATCATCCCGCCGCGTGACAAAGGATCGCCCGATGGGAGGCACATCGTCGAGATCGTTTTCGTCTATATTGGGCAATGTGATATCGTCTGGGGGATACAAATCAAAATAC
The sequence above is a segment of the Gemmatimonadota bacterium genome. Coding sequences within it:
- a CDS encoding sulfatase produces the protein MQTRRDFLCTTFTSTAAVLAASAFPSSLFAQQKSNVLFIAVDDLNDWIGCLGGHPDSVTPNLDRLASRSTLFTRAYCNAPACNPSRGSLVTGKLPTTTGVYENAHSFRQQDPDAVTLMQHFMGNGYYVAGRGKITRQGRPADVVSYHDYVPQGRDPLPPNPPLNGLPDQGRFDWGPIDVPVEEMDDWKVVQWGKEMLNKKHDKPFFLACGLYRPHLPWYVPRKYFDLYPPDDITLPNIDENDLDDVPPIGRSFVTRRDDHKNVTETDNWRRAVAGYLACIRFADDMIGELLDALDNSSYADNTMIVLWGDHGWHLGEKLHWRKFALWEEATRVPLMISAPGMAPGRCDRTVSLVDLYPTFIDVCGLPQRDGLDGVSLKPLMAQPDREWDRPALTTHIRGNHSVRSERWRYIRYSDGTEELYDHENDSLEWTNLAGDAQYKDIIDAHAAWIPKVEAPTAESLRRQ